In the genome of Zea mays subsp. mays mitochondrion, complete genome, the window AAGATCGATGGAAAGGGATATGAAACTATTTTAGATGCACGCTCTAGCTCTAAAGCAAGCTTATACGCACTCATAAAGGTGCCGTCTAGTGCCGTGAAGATAAACCGATTCTCTGACCATCCCTCGAGATAGCCTTTTATTCTCTTTAAGGAAAGGATCTGGGAGCCATATAAGGATGAGTTAGCCGTAGGATATGATTCCTTCTTGCTTGTTGGGAAGGGAATAAGGGGATCGAGAATGATGCTGCAAACAAGATAAGGGATTCACCAAGGCAGTATTACTATTACTATTACTATTACTATGGAAATGGAAATGGAAATGGAAATGGTATAGAGCTAGCCCAGAAAAGAGAATCCATGGCATGGCTATTCACTCAATCAAAAGAGAAGGTCATAATCTGGAAACTATTCTCATACAGAAGGGTTCTACGCTAGGAATCACTAAACTAGACGAGCACTTCTCAAGTGCCAGCTAGGAAACTGTCTGTACTGTAAACCAACCACCCGTAGAGAACTTTTAGTAGATGGAAGCGAGCTCCCTAGTCCTATTCGACCCACTTGGAATTCCCTTATGTGAATCATTCATGTAGCATTGATATACGAGAATTCGAGATTGCTCCACCGGGCCTGACTAGTAAATACAGTATACGGGGAAGAGAGTCTTCTGAACCTGAAACCTATGAAGCAAGGAAATCACTCTACTCTGCAAGCTATTCCACTGGAAAGGACAGGTTTCTAAAGGAATGGGATTAGTACTACTTAATTAAGGAAGGGATGAGTGCTGTCTTCCGGGCGGGGGTTCTAGCAACTAAAGCAGTGGAAATGTTCTCGTTCTCTCATGCTTCAAAGCACAGAGTTGTGCCTGGCATTCCCATTTGTCTCTCTCTGTCGAAAGCTAGGTCAAAGGTGCCTGTGCTCGAAATGCAACATCACTCACTTGGTCTAGTGGGTCGGGGTTCATCAAGCTTTTCATCTCCTGAAGCGTATAGAATCCGCTCTTTAAGGTCGAGAATCCGCTCTGCTCTGGAAGGTCGAGTCGATTAGGCCTTGTCATCATGTCATCGCACTCCACTGGTATCAAAGTTCTCGGCCCTTTTCTTATATTACTTTGATTATATTATAGAAGTGTGCCCGGTCTTGTCTCAGCATTCGAGGTTGGATGTGTTTCCTCAGTCATCGTTCGAGGAAAGCTCTTGGCATCGGTCGTATTCTCTTCTCGTTCTGTTGGGAGCTGATATCCGTCATGGCAAGAGGAAAGGAATGGGATCGGCATTGCATTGGTTGGTACCAGTAGCTGTAGCAGCAAGTAGGTCGTTGGGAGCTGATTGTGTTAGTAGCTAGAATCCTGGTTGGGAAACAGCATTAGCACGAAACCATTCTATCAAAGCTATTTCGAGAACAGCCAGCCTTCTTGAGTAATAGGGCTTTCAGGCTCGCTAACCTCAGTGGGCTATCGTTATTTGTTTAGTATGGAATCGCATTTGGTACCCCCTTGCTTCAGCAGACGGAAAGAAAGCAAAGACGCTTCTAGGAATGCATATTCATTCGAGTCAAGCGTTGAAGCAGGACTGGCCGGCCGGTCTGTAAACGAGATCTAGAGAAGAAGCCAGGGAATTTCTCTTGTCAAAGAATCCCCGTTCTCTAGCAGCAAGTAGATCGTAGGGATCAGTGGTAGTAGGTAGCGAGACAAGAAATGACAAGTCAACCAGATATGGGGATGCGCTTGGAGATCGGAGAATTGCTCCACTCCGTTCCCAATAGCAGTAGAATCATATGGTCAATACAAACAAGTGCAGGATGTCAATCAAGTGACAGAGCCGGGGCAGATGATCTTTAGCCAACTACTCCTTATGAATCTGAATGGAATGCATATCTCAATTGGGAAGAAAGCAAAGGTCGAGGGTCAATACTTGAAAATGAAGGATCAGGAGATGCAAACTAAGATTTCCGATCTAGATCTGGTTCATCACCGGCACCCAATGGTTTTCTTCGGAGAAAGATCAGATATTCGTTTATTCAGTGCAAATCCGGATTCCGGCACCAAGGATCAACCTCATTGGCCTCCAGCTAGACTGTTGACTCCATTTTGCTTTGCATATATAGGAGAGCCACATTTCATTTCTCGAACTAGAGGGAATAGACCTATTTGCTTGCCGGGACCGGGATATGATCACCTTTGCTTGGTTCATAGCAGCTGGTGGATACGGTTTCATTCTAACCTTTGTTGACTTCGGGCAAGGTCAAGTAAGTCATGGGATCTATCTAGCTCATAAAGTGCCAGTGCCATTGAAGACTTGGCTATCAGTTGTATTGGACCCATGACCAATAGAGAGGTTGCCATTACGGCCTGTGTTCGGAGTACTGCTCCTCCAGAATAGAATGGTTCACACGTGAAAGTGCTTCGAAATATGAGGTTGAGAAGACCTGCCAGGTTCTGTCTCAGTGGATTGAAATCTCTATCGGCAAGCGTACTTAAAGGAGAACTGAAAAATCAGTTAGAGGGGCGTTAGCGAAGCTAAAAATAATAAACCCACCTAAACGTCAAATGAAGAAGCTGTAATAATAGATATAGAAGAATGCCTACCCTTGTTCTTAATATAAGGCCGCCAAAGTTCGAGTTTCCTTCCAGAGCAATCTGAAGACTCCTTCATATCGTTGCCTTTACGAAAAGATCGAATCTCTTTAATATAATAAAATATCTGGGCGTAGCGTAAGTGAAGTCAAGCTCTGTTCATTTGAATTCCGGCTCATATGTTGAGCGTAGACAAGTCTTTCTCAAGGTAGGTCTTGCTTGTTGCGAAGTCCGTTTTCCGGCCTTAGAAAGCAATTTCTCTTTGCCTCGATCAGTAGGCCCTAACGGCTCTATGTCCACCTCAATTTTGAGGGATAGAATAGAATATCTTCTTTGTGAGTCGGGGTATGTATCCTTTGATACAGGTAAGGCTCGCAGGGGTGAAGTGGGAAGTTTTTACTGCCGGAGAGAATGAATAGAAGTCTTGCCTTGCTTCTCACGTTTCTGTGTTCGTAGAAGCTTGGTCTATGGTTTCCTGTTTGTTAGCTTTGCTGCTCCAAGCATAGTTGGTGGATAGCTTAAAGGTGAGTGAGTGAGTCGGCAGGCTTATGTGATAGTAAGGGTCTAGTAAGTCAAGGGTGCCGCAGTCTATATCTTAGTTTAGTATAGTACGCCCTTAAGTGACAGAAGGAGGACAGGGCGCTAAGCAGAGAAAGAGCTTCCAATGCTAGAGGCGCGTGCATTGAGTAAGAAGTTTGATTTGAGGAGGAGCCCGAGAAGAAGCTTGCCGCGTTGAGGGTTGCTTCACTTTCCGCTGGGGCCTTGAGGAAGGATAGGGCTGCAAGGATACTAGCAAATTGGCTGATAGGGACCGGAAGCGTATTCGAAGAATTGTAGAGAGACCGGGCGCGGCCTAATTCATGGTTTTCTTCCTTGGGAAATCCTCTGCCATTTTGCCTAGTCTGAGAAATCTTCGTATGTTTCTTTACATGCCTTTGTATAAAGACAATCATTGTCGGACGGACTTCTTAACTTAATAAAGAGAAGGGCGCGGCAGTCGACTCTGCTCCTTGGCTTGGGGTGGGGAGTTCCGCTTTCGGAATACGCAAATTGGACTTCTCCATTGGAAAGAGCATTGGATTTCCATTTGCTTTCTTGGGGATCACCACTATCTCGATTTTGACACCGGCACTTAGGGTAGGAGAAGGAGAAAGAGACAAGTTTCCACCTCATCCGAGTCAGAGCTCTCAGTGACTTCCCCCATAGCAACGGGAGATGATCAGCCCATCACCCTAAAGGAAAGGAAATTCGAAGAAATAAGATCTGATCTTTCAGTGAAATAAGCATCTACTAATCTAACTAGCGAACCAATATGTCTATCAATAGCCCTGGGTTCTTACCTTGTCTTGACTCTTCACCGAGTGAAAGTGATACACTACTACTTTAGGTTCGAACACTACGGCATGTTACGAACATTAAGGCACCTATCCTTTCAAAAAGGAATCAATGGCGAACGTACGCTATCCAACAGAAGTCCCGACCGATATGACTATTCATCCTTAAGCGAATGCTGGAACGAAAGTAACCCTCGAAGTGAAATAAAAGCAAAGGGCAAATCAACTAATTGTTCTCTAATACCACCTCCTCCTGTATCTACTATTGGTTGACTGAAAATTCAAAAAAGAAAAAGTTGCACATCTTCTGAAAAGATAAGGGCTCGGTATCGGCTCAATCGAACAAGCTGAGGTATATAGGGAATAGTAGAACATATTGATTATCCTATTGGATTGGTTCCGCTCAGTCGAGATATGATGACTCAATAGGCATTGAGAGTTTCGATTCAATGTGGGAATGACTAAGACAAGTTAGGCTAAACAGATATGCATGCACCATAGAGGTTTATCCACCATAGGTTTGTACACAAGAATAGTAGTCACAGCGAGGGATGCACATAAATCAGATCTGCACTGGTATAAGTGATAGGTTTTGGAAACAGCATAATGAACGTAACGCACAGATGGAATAGAACTAAATGGAAAGTCGAGCCTGCTGATAGGGGATGGGATCACCTTCAAATCGATTTAAAGTGGCCTTAAAAGTGGATTAAAATGGGTTTCTAAAAAAGTGCAATAACTTAATTATCAAATGCCAGGCTTATACCATTACGACTTGTGATTTGTTTACGGTATGGACTATTGAACAAGTAGTTTTACGGTGATAACAATAAGAAGAAACAGTTTCCACTAATGAGCGGAGGTAGCCGTCACTCAGTAATTCATGTTATCTCACTAGGCAAGTCATCCCTACGCCAAGTCCAGTTGGCTACCGGGATCAAACCGCTTCGCTTGCACAGGCCTAGAAATTCTAACAAGAACAACTCCCTAGCTGACATCTTAACCAACTACTTCGTAAGAGCCCCACCTCCGAGAAATTACCAGAGGATCAACAAAGCAAGACAAGCCAGACCCTACGGCGTCTTTGTCTATTTCGTTCACTACTCCTCCTGAAAATGCTAGGCTAGCCAGTACTATTGAGTACTATGGACTATGGTGTACTATCGAGAGAAAAACAAGTCCATTAAAAAAGAATAAACTTCTATTTAGGAGGGAAACGAGAAAATGCATAGATCAATATCTGCATGAATAGCCGCTGCATAAACAACTCTAGCTCTAACTCAAGAAAAGAACTACAAAGAACAAAAGAAGAGTTTCTCCTCTGCAAAGTAACAGCAAGTGAAATTAGCTCCCTGTCGGGATAGAGATTCTCTATTATCTTGAACTCACTCACCAATACTTTAAGATCGTCAATAGCACACTACCTCTCCAAGGCAGTGCACTATTTCCTCAACAAAAGAGAAGAAGTAAACGATTGCCAGGTTGTAAGCACTTTGAGATATTGGCCTTCGGCTTAAGATAGTTACTTGACTTAAAAGCATTCTCGAGATCCTTATCATTTAAGGAACAAGAAGAGATTGTCTACTCTCGGCAATGTAAGAAGGTTCGTGAAATAGCACCCTGTCGGGGATCAAGATTCTCTATTATCCAATCCACATTCCCACTCTCCTTATTCATACATCAGTTCAGCTACAACAAAGAAGATATCCTTCCCATTCGTCTTGTCAGTCTTTCATTTCTTTGGTTTAGTTAGGAATAGGCATGAACTAGGCTAGCAGTTGTCACCAAAGCAAGGGACTAGCTTATCTTTTCAGCGAGACTCTAGAAGATAGGCTCAGGTCAAGCATTCCCATATGCCGGTAGAAATCCTTCTTAGCCCTCATAAAGCATGCATCACAGAGTCATAGGCATATGCTCCTTGATAAACTAGTTGGCAGGCTAGGTTCCGTAGTCAAGGCCGCAGGTTTGTGAAGAGCCGAGCTAATTAGGCGACCCACAGCACCATTTCATCGAGGACATGAGACGTGGTAAGCCAATTGGACCTGAAAAGGAGAGACAAGCCAGGACCCGAGTGGTTAAGTAGTAGCTGCATTGGTGCTACAGCCGACTGTCGTCGAGAGGATTCGGCAGGCGAAGAGTTGCGATGCTATACTTATGAAAATAAGAGCGATGGTTGAGAACAGCTGCTCCCTTTCCCCGTATAGGCTCTGCTGGTACATTCCAGTTCGTAGAGCGAATCTGTGTCCCAGACGATCGACTGACAGCTGAAGCCTTTCAGAGGCTTACGAATCGTGATATACGATCCACTCTCCTGTGATACTAAGATTTCTCCGCAGGATCCCTGGGATTTCTACTGGTGGAAAAAGAAGGTATGGGAGTCACCTTCCTGCAGACAGAGATCGAAGAGCTTGTATTGGAACCATCTCATCCCATTGGTGTTTAGAACAACGCTTCGCTCCTTAGCGGCCTACTCAAACACCTACTAAAGCTACTCAGGGTACTTCTTAACAAACCATGTCAAGCTACCTTGCTAGTTCTATTCCTGGCTATCCGTGGGTGGTTCATATCCAACTACTACTTGTTGCCCTTGCACAAATGTCTATCAGCTATTCCCATGCCTATCCTTTAAATAAACGTATCTTGACTAAACGCTTATCTTCTATTTCGAACTCAAAACTACTACTTGTTTCGCTCGCCTATCTAGCTCTATGAAATACGGATATACCGGTCCTAGCGTTCTCCTTCAATGGTCTGTTCCATACTTCTTTCTATCTAGACTTGTTAGCCTCAACGTTACGCATCCGTCCTATCCCGTGTCACTAACCCTAGCCCTATCCAACCAAGCCGCTCTTCCTCATTCGAGCTAAAAGCTCTCCCTCGTCCAGGCATCCGGGCATTCATTTCACTGCATTTCCCTCATTCAATCACTGCATGAAAAAGAAGCCATGATTGCATTCCACTTGTCGTTGATAGGACAAGTTCACTGACTATATGCGAGTAAAGACTACAGGGAAGTAGTCTAAAAACAAGTAAGTAATAAGTGGATTCTCCCTATAGAGCAGAGCATAGTGACAAAAGTTCCATTTAGATATGGTTGTATCATATGTATATAAAGAATGTACTCGCAATGAACTGGCTAAGTCCAACCAACCATGATGGCAGCCTGCCCCCCTATAGCCAAAGCAAGCGATAGCAAATAGTGATTTTATGGAGTAAGCTTCGCTCCGCGCCAATTAGAAAAAAGTGAAAAGACTCTATGCTCTGCTCATATAGATATGGGATTCCTACTGGGGTTCATGACAACTATTGTGACTAAGGCAAAACGTGAAAGAAAAAGGCCGCTAAGGAAAAGCACCCCGTTTAAAGAGATCCTATGAGGTCTTTGCTATCGCTTTCCACTTTCCGGGGAGGCTTGAAAGCTACTACTCAACAAGGTCGAGCTCCACGATGGACCATTCAAACTTCATACTACCGGGACAAGGACTAGACTAGACGGCTGCTTTCTCTGTTCATGCTCCGGCATAGGGGATCTACTAGCGGTAGGATAGGGGACAGAGTGCAACTAGTTCCCGAAAATGACGTTTACTTTCCTTAGGATCCATTTTCTAGAAAGTTTGTTTTCCTCTCGCCAATTATTTACGGAGCTAACTTGCGGGTTTGCATTCCAGTCTGCGAGCAATGCAACGAAGTGCGTCTTTCATACCAGGAGACCCCACTGCAGCTGGCAAGGTCACCGGGATACGGCCGTCCTTTCTTAAAGAATGGAAAACATGGCGCTATTGTATCCCCATCCCCAGCCTGTTCGGATCATCTTGGCATAGCACACCTCAAATGCTTTCCATTCATTACTGGAAGAAGAACAGCATTTCTCTATGCGCCAATGGGAATGCCACTGTCTTTTCTGAACGGAAGGGTACGTACATCCGTATGGAACCTGGCCAGTGCTAAAGAAGAGGAGGAGGGAAATGCCAGTGTTGTGCCGGATCTCTTTCTTGGAATGGAATCATACTTTTGAACGGCACTATTCCACGCGCCTCTAAATCCCGTAGGGGAGCTCGCGAGAGAGCGGTCCGCTTCACATCGCTAACTGAGATGAGACTACTTCCTTTCCTAACTGAGATGAGAAGACTTAGACCAGCTGACATATCAAGCAGTCAACCTTCTATTGAGATTGAGATGGCGATATTGAGATGGTATACTCACTTCTACTTCTACAAGCCCAGGAAGGAACCGAGAACTACCACTTACTTTGACTATTATAGAAAGCGGGAGAAGGGAGGGCAAGCAGTTTGCGGCTCTAGACTAGACAGACAACTATTCTTTCTGGTGCAGGTGAGAATAGAGCCTATCCAGATCGCGATTCTACATCAGGAGAAGCAAATACATGGGATGGGCTACACACACTCATGACTAAGACAAGCAAGGTTTCCGGTGAAAAGACAGATTCCTAGCTGGTAAGGATAGGTTTCATAGACAAGACAATCCAAGAAGGGTTCCTTTTTCTTAGCTTCCTTCTCCTTGGTGTGGTGATGGGAGGTTTCTTACAAGGTCCGTTCTGTTTCCTGCTCTCCGGTTTCCTGTGACAAGACAACTCGATTCTCTGGTTCTATGTATGCTAATACTACCTAGGCTAGGGTCGGTCTCTCACATCAGGATGTGTCCCTGTCCCGGCCAAGGGGCGATCCTTCCACGCTCTGGCACTAGTGAGAAGACACCCATTGGATGATGCTTGTCCTCTCTATGGATGGAGCTTTGGCCATTCCTCAAACGGAAACGGAAAGATCTAGTCAATCCTGTGATCTGATTTAGGCGGCCTCTTCCTCCAATCTTTTACTACCAAAAACCTACTTGGTCACTTACTCCTTGGGTCCAATACCTTTAGCTCTAAGCATGCAGCACAGAGATAGGTCTTTTTGAATAGGTTGAGGAAAGGGAACGATTGACCACAAAGGTGTGACCCTCGCCTCTAATTGATAGCCGAGCGAAGAAAAGAGTATTTAGCCGCCTACCTAGACCAGGATATCCTGATATTAGGCGCTGTCCTGCAGAAGGCTCAAGAAATAGAGATAGCCAACTATGCTATGCTACGGGATAAGGATAAATATCACGCGTGTGCTAACGATCTCGTCTTTGGCAATGACTATCTTCAGAGCGCACTATTATGATGAGCAGGCGCGCATCTATATACCAAGCGTTAACGCAGACAGCTTCATTCGGGCTGGCTACTACGGTGGCCATGCTGATGTATGTATATATACCTTATGGCAAGAATTTGCTCTACTATGACGTGAACTCGCTTTAGCCCTTTATAATGCAATCCTGCGACTTCTGACTTGCCAGGCACCTTGACGGTTATGCCAGTTTTAGGGGACCCTCTAGTAAGAATAGTCTAATAGACCTACTATAGTCCAGTCCAACATTCGATTCTTTCTTTGCTAGCAGAACTTGATATTCCACTCTTGGCACCGCACTTCAAGCATAAAAGCCCTACCTAGCTTTCAACCCAAGCTCAAAACCACCCTTGCTTTAGTTGGACCGGCATACATATCTTATCTCGTAAGAAACCGACGCCTAAACGCCTTGCCTTCACAAGCTCACTAACGGAATAAGCCTTCAAAGTCCCTCTAATATGGAATGGATCTGGATAGCTGGAGGTGGTTATGGATACCACGATGGTTCTGCCTCGAGCTTTAGTTCAAGTTCAAAATATGCTTCACGATTTGTTTTGTCCATAGCATAGGCATAGCATAGAATGTGTGTGTGTATGTGTAGGTATATACCAATAGAAAGAATTTCGCTTTGAGGATATTGCCGCCTAGGTGGAGAGACGGTACTGAGATCTAGTTCAATTGCTTAGAGATATCTTCCCGTGCTGGGATGAGATAGGTGCTTTCAAGTGATTGACATTCACGTATCACCGAATGAGGCCGCTTTTAGCCTCCTTACATCCGATTGGTCTTGAACTTGATCAATGCAAGCAAGAAATAGTGCCGTACTTGAAAGTGCTTACAGCTAGTGATGCTAGAGGATCCAGGGAATGGCCTTTCTTTCGTATTCTACTCAGGAAGCTGGTCTGGCGTATCGGAAAACAGACTTGGCTACTGGATGCCTATATAGATAAGGGAATCCACTTGATAGAAATGATTTGGTTATCCAACCCGGCCCGCATATTGAATGATGAAGTCTTGGGAAGAAAAGAAATAATTCCACTCTCTACTCGGATCTGGAGATTGGCCTAAGCCCGGCGAATGCAACCACTTCACCTGCCAGAGGACAATAGACGCAGGCACTACACGACAGGTTCTTCCGATTATGCTTCCTTTTCGAGTAATGCAACTAGCCCGATCCCTGCAGGAGATACATACGAGATTAAAAAAGAGACCACTCTCAACTAAGTTTAAGTCCAAGTCGGCTTCCGCTTCAATTCTTTACTTTGACGCTAGGTCTAGGCCAAATTCATTCTTTGACTCTTGGCCCACAGCTGCTCTGCAGGAATATCTTTTTCCTGGTGGATTCTGTGCTTGAATCTCTTTTCCCGGAACTTCTGGAATCTCAATCCAAAGAGAAAGCTTCTACCGGATACAAGTCAAGTTTCGTAACTAGAGTCGCAAATTTCTCATTTGTTACGATTAAAAGAGGAGCTATTGATGATGGCAATCCAATGAGTCTGAGTCACTACTGTGACGAATAAAAGTTTTGTGGAGCTATGCTCATGCTTTCATTTTTTTTAGAATGGCACGACCTAAACGCCCCAGTATAGTACGCCCTTAATGAAAGACGGGATGAGATCTCTTCACTTGTGCTCGAGTTTCATCGTATCGTAGTCGTAGTAGGAATAGGAAGCAAGGTTTCCGGGGAAAAGACAGATTACTACCTGGCACTTGTATTGTGTCTGCTCTACGAGCGCTTTGAACTGAACTAGTGATCCGATTCCGTGATTTCGCCACTAGAAGAGATCCACTCCCATGATGGAATCGACTTCCTAAAGCGCTTGGTTGGCTAAAGGTGACGGTTGGTTGAAGCTTAGCTTGGGTTGCAGGAAAGAGAATTAGTTAGGATAGGATAGCCCTTATTTGGTCCATCAAGCTAGGGCTAGGGAGTAAGCAAAAGTAGATCGTATGAGGGAACACTCCTTCCTCTTATCTTAGAAGAACTTGTCGTAGCTGTGACTACTCGGCACTATTTGAATGGAATGTCAGCGAATCACTTGTTTCACTCATGTATGTGACTAGTCTTGACTGCTGGGTTTTTCTTTCTATGGAGAACGCACGCTAGAGATGCTTAGGAAAAGAGAAGGCTAGAGATGCTTAGGAAAGGTTTGCTTACTGCAGTGCTTTGCTTCCGAAATCTAGAGTTTATGTGCCGAGGCGGGACCCACCTCTCCACTGAGAGGGAAAAGATCTACTGGAAATACTTCCTTTACGGGATGCATATTCCAATCATGAACATGAGGTACAGAACAGACAACAGGTACCAACCAATACCGTACGCCCTGCGGAAGCTCTATGCTATGCCCAGAACCCATTTGATGACTCTGTTCTTCGTTCGCAGGTTTAAAAAGGTGTTGT includes:
- the orf133-a gene encoding hypothetical protein, encoding MIFSQLLLMNLNGMHISIGKKAKVEGQYLKMKDQEMQTKISDLDLVHHRHPMVFFGERSDIRLFSANPDSGTKDQPHWPPARLLTPFCFAYIGEPHFISRTRGNRPICLPGPGYDHLCLVHSSWWIRFHSNLC
- the orf126-d gene encoding hypothetical protein, which encodes MIVFIQRHVKKHTKISQTRQNGRGFPKEENHELGRARSLYNSSNTLPVPISQFASILAALSFLKAPAESEATLNAASFFSGSSSNQTSYSMHAPLALEALSLLSALSSFCHLRAYYTKLRYRLRHP
- the orf105-f gene encoding hypothetical protein, which gives rise to MRLLPFLTEMRRLRPADISSSQPSIEIEMAILRWYTHFYFYKPRKEPRTTTYFDYYRKREKGGQAVCGSRLDRQLFFLVQVRIEPIQIAILHQEKQIHGMGYTHS
- the orf105-g gene encoding hypothetical protein, with the translated sequence MRPLLASLHPIGLELDQCKQEIVPYLKVLTASDARGSREWPFFRILLRKLVWRIGKQTWLLDAYIDKGIHLIEMIWLSNPARILNDEVLGRKEIIPLSTRIWRLA